The following proteins are co-located in the Macrobrachium rosenbergii isolate ZJJX-2024 chromosome 26, ASM4041242v1, whole genome shotgun sequence genome:
- the LOC136852693 gene encoding golgin subfamily A member 6-like protein 22: MPCDRGIHGHFRENLHHFAIAESWTPEVVETRPPNSVGIETSALAGAIHSMALMAGLLALLAVYWRRKLFVCDALDRDEDDLEVPTLDTILLTEDLESSQEEDDEEEDDEEEEQELDSSDYDDDGEEEEEEEEESIILTEEIDSIEEEEEEEEEEQEDNEEEDRLKTEELDSTEDEDQKEEMEDANQESHLKEDQVALQRQLELTKGENSRLRELATCYEAQLEASHRNVANLENRNCELQKNLASDTQKNISFQNEVLILKDRVQSLQSELRHKESQLVLATEALNTERAKNDITGAELEVLRNWVTKIKDDSEDKILVITALKERLGDEQEKAQILKEEVQVLKNWVSELGGQNTQLKEDLEETILEATTLKNSLVNEKRDALHQRKEMENLLEEEKKRSNSMETSLRTIKVELHNRDQQIENFVSAQQKLICDNQDLEDTLEVALNCRKELERERSQMRLHYQERLKEKDNENEKLREQEQQVQENLENALHQQQNLECSLKRAEGEICSLKKAESTNLRELEQLRKECERLTEKCRMQEENKITEQKRIREYLRMQEEELRNHDKYMLMALLHGTAQRNFLLEHIALDCGNKSLNNNSEETTEGKDQGQEEDRYDQVQKLEEEQDRMYHNAQREKDDYGKQWEDLTQMVEDLIQGDERMDY; encoded by the coding sequence ATGCCTTGTGATCGAGGAATTCATGGACACTTTCGGGAAAATCTTCATCATTTTGCCATCGCCGAGTCTTGGACTCCAGAGGTTGTGGAAACTCGACCACCGAACAGCGTAGGCATTGAGACGTCGGCCCTTGCCGGTGCCATCCATTCGATGGCCTTGATGGCAGGGCTCTTGGCGTTGCTGGCTGTTTACTGGAGGAGGAAACTCTTTGTATGCGATGCTCTTGATCGTGATGAGGACGACCTGGAAGTGCCCACACTGGATACAATTCTTTTGACCGAAGATCTGGAAAGCTCAcaggaggaggacgacgaggaggaggacgacgaggaggaggaacaagaacTCGACAGCtctgattatgatgatgatggtgaggaggaggaggaggaagaagaagaaagcatcaTATTAACTGAAGAAATCGACAgcattgaggaggaggaggaggaggaggaggaggagcaggaagatAATGAGGAAGAAGACAGGCTGAAAACTGAAGAATTAGACAGCACCGAGGATGAGGAtcagaaagaagaaatggaagatgcCAACCAAGAATCCCACCTGAAAGAGGACCAAGTGGCTCTCCAACGACAACTGGAGCTCACAAAAGGAGAAAACTCTAGGCTCAGGGAGCTGGCTACTTGCTACGAGGCTCAACTTGAAGCTTCACACAGAAACGTGGCTAATCTTGAAAACAGAAATTGTGAACTCCAGAAAAATCTCGCCAGTGATACCCAGAAAAACATCAGCTTTCAGAATGAGGTCCTGATACTAAAAGATCGAGTCCAGTCGCTACAGTCAGAATTGCGGCATAAAGAATCTCAACTGGTCTTGGCAACAGAAGCTCTAAACACTGAGAGAGCGAAAAATGATATAACTGGTGCAGAGCTTGAAGTGCTGAGGAACTGGGTCACCAAGATTAAGGATGACTCAGAAGATAAAATCTTGGTAATTACTGCACTGAAGGAACGTCTCGGAGATGAACAAGAAAAGGCCCAAATTTTAAAGGAAGAAGTCCAGGTACTGAAGAACTGGGTCTCGGAATTAGGAGGCCAAAATACCCAACTCAAGGAAGACTTAGAAGAAACAATCCTGGAAGCGACAACACTCAAGAACTCTTTAGTAAATGAGAAAAGGGATGCTCTCCATCAGAGGAAGGAAATGGAGAACTTattggaggaggaaaagaaaagaagcaacAGCATGGAGACATCACTGAGAACCATAAAAGTAGAGCTCCATAACAGGGACCAGCAGATAGAAAATTTCGTCAGCgcacaacaaaaattaatatgtgaCAATCAAGATCTGGAAGACACACTAGAAGTTGCCCTTAATTGCAGAAAGGAgctggagagagaaaggagcCAAATGAGACTGCATTACCAGGAAAGGCTCAAAGAAAAGGACAATGAAAATGAGAAGCTAAGAGAACAGGAGCAACAGGTGCAGGAGAACTTGGAAAACGCTTTGCACCAACAACAGAACTTGGAATGCTCTTTGAAACGTGCAGAAGGAGAGATCTGCTCTTTGAAAAAGGCAGAAAGCACAAACCTCCGTGAACTTGAACAACTTCGGAAAGAATGTGAAAGATTGACAGAAAAATGTAGGATGCAGGAGGAGAATAAAATTACAGAACAAAAACGTATCAGGGAATACCTAAGGATGCAGGAAGAAGAACTGAGGAATCACGATAAGTATATGCTGATGGCGCTCCTCCATGGGACTGCTCAGAGAAACTTCCTTCTGGAACACATTGCACTGGACTGTGGAAACAAAAGCCTGAACAACAACAGCGAAGAAACAACTGAGGGAAAAGACCAAGGCCAGGAAGAGGACCGATATGATCAAGTGCAGAAGCTAGAAGAGGAACAGGACAGGATGTACCACAATGCCCAGCGAGAAAAGGATGACTACGGGAAGCAGTGGGAGGACCTGACGCAGATGGTGGAGGACCTAATTCAGGGAGACGAACGAATGGATTACTGA